In Rhodoferax koreense, a genomic segment contains:
- a CDS encoding glycosyltransferase family 2 protein encodes MTTAAVTEHARVAVLMCTYNGEKYLSQQLESMRAQTHSNWTLHVSDDGSKDGSLAILRAFAASFDDNRVQVYEGPRQGFSRNFFSLIARAEIQADCYAFCDQDDEWDTGKLARATQALGGLQAGLPGLYGTSSELIRASGDRIGRSRIFHKKPGFANALVQNMTTGNTMVLNHAAVDLMRRAGTDVEVSAHDWWAYLLITGNGGTMIYDPYPTIRYRQHGSNLYGENISLRAKWARVSKLFKGDFKTWNALNVAALRKCAHMLTQQSLHRLDMFDRARRASLLSRPVYLLRSGVYRQTWDGQLALIIATFAKRI; translated from the coding sequence ATGACCACAGCCGCCGTAACCGAGCATGCCCGCGTGGCAGTGCTGATGTGTACTTACAACGGCGAGAAATACCTGTCGCAGCAGTTGGAATCCATGCGTGCGCAGACCCATTCCAATTGGACGCTGCATGTTTCCGACGATGGCTCCAAGGACGGCTCGCTGGCGATTCTGCGTGCCTTTGCCGCCTCCTTCGACGACAACCGCGTCCAGGTGTATGAGGGCCCGCGCCAGGGTTTCTCGCGCAACTTCTTTTCGCTGATCGCCCGCGCCGAGATTCAGGCCGACTGTTATGCGTTCTGCGACCAGGACGATGAATGGGACACTGGCAAACTGGCGCGGGCGACCCAGGCTCTCGGCGGCCTGCAAGCAGGCCTGCCAGGCCTGTATGGCACGAGCTCGGAATTGATCAGAGCCTCGGGCGACCGCATTGGACGCTCACGCATCTTCCACAAGAAGCCGGGCTTTGCCAACGCACTGGTGCAGAACATGACTACCGGCAACACCATGGTCCTGAACCATGCAGCAGTGGACCTGATGCGCCGAGCCGGTACCGACGTCGAAGTTTCCGCGCATGACTGGTGGGCCTACCTGCTCATCACCGGCAATGGCGGCACGATGATCTACGACCCTTACCCTACCATCCGTTACCGCCAGCATGGCAGCAACCTCTATGGCGAGAACATCTCGCTGCGGGCCAAGTGGGCGCGGGTAAGCAAGCTGTTCAAGGGCGACTTCAAGACCTGGAATGCACTCAACGTGGCCGCGTTGCGCAAGTGCGCCCACATGCTCACTCAGCAAAGCCTGCACCGCCTGGACATGTTCGACCGCGCACGTCGCGCTTCATTGCTTTCTCGGCCTGTGTATCTGCTGCGCTCCGGTGTCTACCGGCAGACCTGGGACGGCCAACTGGCCCTGATCATCGCTACCTTTGCTAAGCGCATCTGA
- a CDS encoding acyltransferase family protein, with translation MDFTLLRLLLASDVVLAHYRELTGFGQWWSHGFSSTVAVQAFFVISGWIVTASYESSSNVGGFFVRRIARLYPLYAVVVVAQAFFASILMHAPAGSFGEITHYLAANLSFANFLKPSLLGFLDQARVHAINPALWTLKIEVMFYLSVPLLVTFNRWYPRQALAAMFIASTAFYYLVDPISGELAKQLPGQLRFFVAGMVCRRLLAKTSYVQKLPKAVCLLLTLTGLAAAQFFDGNYAFAFFQPLFVAIFVVAAVRLSPKLSHVPDISFGVYLIHAPIIHFLHQDGIGLLEPGPHGLAVVLLATLAFAIVGSYAIEQPAIRLGHRLSQHLSERRNARFKSAVESLNEAK, from the coding sequence GTGGATTTCACGCTTTTGCGCTTATTGCTGGCATCCGACGTGGTGTTGGCACATTACCGAGAGTTGACCGGTTTCGGCCAATGGTGGTCCCACGGCTTCTCGAGCACGGTCGCGGTGCAAGCATTTTTTGTCATCAGCGGTTGGATCGTCACCGCGAGTTATGAGTCTTCCAGCAACGTAGGAGGATTCTTCGTACGGCGCATCGCACGTCTTTATCCACTTTATGCAGTGGTCGTCGTCGCGCAAGCGTTCTTCGCTAGCATTCTGATGCACGCGCCGGCAGGATCTTTTGGCGAAATCACCCACTATCTCGCAGCCAATCTCAGTTTTGCAAATTTCTTAAAACCGAGCCTATTAGGGTTTCTCGATCAGGCGCGAGTTCATGCCATCAATCCAGCGCTGTGGACACTCAAGATTGAGGTGATGTTCTACCTGTCAGTCCCGCTTTTGGTCACATTCAACCGCTGGTATCCGCGACAAGCCCTAGCGGCCATGTTCATTGCCTCTACTGCATTCTATTATTTGGTCGACCCCATATCTGGCGAACTGGCGAAACAGCTACCAGGTCAACTTCGGTTCTTTGTTGCGGGAATGGTCTGTCGGCGGCTGTTGGCAAAAACCTCATACGTTCAAAAGTTGCCTAAGGCAGTTTGCTTGCTCCTCACCTTGACTGGATTAGCCGCTGCGCAGTTTTTTGATGGAAACTACGCCTTCGCCTTCTTCCAACCTCTGTTTGTTGCCATCTTTGTTGTGGCGGCGGTCCGACTTTCCCCCAAGCTCAGCCATGTGCCAGACATCTCGTTTGGCGTGTATCTGATACATGCCCCGATCATCCACTTCTTGCATCAAGACGGTATAGGTCTACTCGAACCGGGCCCGCACGGTCTCGCAGTGGTGTTGCTTGCTACGCTGGCTTTCGCCATCGTGGGCTCCTACGCGATTGAGCAGCCTGCCATCCGTTTGGGACACCGTTTATCGCAACATCTTTCAGAGAGGCGAAATGCACGCTTCAAGTCAGCCGTCGAGAGCCTCAATGAAGCTAAATGA
- a CDS encoding polysaccharide biosynthesis tyrosine autokinase — protein sequence MDMKPPHIALEPMGVPTPRRSTRFIGEILVEAGYLDAEASERIAQAQRQNGLSFGDAAVKLKLLSRADIEFALAQQFEYPYLHATNESVSPSVVLAFRPSDPFAEQMRSLRTQLVMQRAANTSVPSSFAILSAQSGEGRSMVAANLAVAFSQMGERTLLIDADMRSASQHKLFNLSSRNGLSNMLLGRAGPECISKVPHFFDLSVLTAGSVPPNPQELLTRARMTTILAEAAKTFDVVVLDTPPAAEFADAQIIASRTGGGVLVTRAAKTNARVLNRVLTAFKDCGTNLVGTVLNLA from the coding sequence ATGGACATGAAGCCACCCCATATTGCGCTCGAGCCGATGGGCGTACCCACGCCTCGCCGCAGCACCCGTTTCATCGGTGAAATTCTCGTGGAAGCGGGCTATCTCGACGCGGAAGCATCCGAACGTATCGCCCAAGCGCAACGCCAGAATGGCCTGAGCTTCGGCGATGCTGCCGTAAAACTCAAATTGCTTTCGCGGGCTGACATCGAGTTCGCTCTTGCGCAGCAATTCGAATATCCCTATTTGCACGCCACCAATGAATCGGTCTCCCCAAGCGTGGTGCTCGCGTTCCGACCCTCCGATCCATTCGCGGAACAAATGCGTTCGCTGCGCACTCAGCTTGTCATGCAACGCGCGGCAAACACTTCCGTGCCGTCGAGCTTCGCCATCCTAAGCGCCCAATCGGGTGAAGGCCGAAGCATGGTGGCGGCGAATCTGGCCGTAGCTTTTTCGCAGATGGGTGAACGCACGCTGCTGATCGACGCGGACATGCGCAGTGCAAGCCAGCACAAGCTTTTTAATCTGTCTTCGCGCAACGGCCTCAGCAACATGCTGCTGGGCCGGGCCGGGCCTGAATGCATTTCCAAGGTGCCGCACTTTTTCGATTTGTCGGTGCTGACTGCTGGCTCCGTACCACCAAACCCCCAGGAACTGCTGACACGCGCCCGTATGACAACCATCCTTGCCGAGGCGGCAAAAACATTCGATGTTGTGGTTTTGGACACTCCGCCTGCCGCCGAATTTGCCGACGCGCAGATCATCGCCTCACGCACCGGCGGTGGCGTGCTGGTAACTCGCGCGGCAAAGACCAACGCCAGAGTTTTGAACCGGGTTCTCACCGCATTCAAGGATTGCGGAACAAACCTTGTTGGAACGGTGTTGAACCTCGCGTAG
- a CDS encoding Wzz/FepE/Etk N-terminal domain-containing protein produces the protein MNFAQLLEVFLGRWKIIVLAFLLFAVGATAVTLLLPKKYTATASILVDAKGGDALGAGDRAQSPNQVVMTTQADLIGSERVARRAVTILKWDADPEWRRSWQDDGQSKGELANYIARSLLPFIVAKPSRDSNVMDISYTGRDPAEAAKVVNAFAQATIETNLELKVEPAKLFTGWFDERTKSLRKNLEAAQERLTAYQREKGLVTAGEGRIDIENAKLAQLAAQLVQIQESRAESNSRQAQAHGDARNSPDVMNNGAITTLRGALNTAETNLTQLRTQYGEQHPSVANGREQVQSLRAQLEREMQAVARSLSTNNSVNEQREAAARAAIEAQRARVLSMMNETTDAVVLQRDVESAQRALETATTRQSQTLLESQVQQTNVFFLTSADEPTTPSRPRVFINIASGAAFGLLVGLALALWLEARTPLIRNADDLMALVELPVLASLPRIRGLEKPRAVPRLPNHVAPS, from the coding sequence ATGAATTTCGCCCAACTACTCGAAGTGTTTCTGGGCAGGTGGAAAATCATTGTTCTGGCCTTTTTGCTGTTTGCGGTCGGTGCCACTGCGGTTACCCTACTGTTGCCCAAAAAGTACACCGCTACCGCCTCGATCCTGGTGGACGCCAAAGGCGGTGACGCGCTTGGTGCAGGTGACCGCGCGCAAAGCCCGAACCAAGTGGTCATGACCACCCAGGCGGATCTGATCGGCTCGGAACGGGTGGCGCGCAGGGCGGTCACTATCCTCAAATGGGATGCCGATCCGGAATGGCGCCGGTCCTGGCAGGATGACGGCCAGAGCAAGGGCGAACTGGCAAATTACATCGCGCGTAGCTTGCTGCCTTTTATTGTCGCAAAGCCAAGCCGAGACTCCAACGTGATGGACATCTCCTACACCGGACGCGACCCGGCAGAAGCGGCCAAGGTGGTCAATGCCTTTGCTCAGGCCACCATCGAAACGAATCTCGAGCTCAAGGTGGAGCCTGCCAAGCTCTTCACAGGGTGGTTCGACGAACGCACTAAGAGTCTGCGGAAGAACCTCGAAGCCGCTCAGGAACGCCTGACGGCGTACCAGCGCGAAAAGGGGCTTGTCACGGCCGGCGAGGGCCGCATCGACATCGAAAATGCGAAATTGGCTCAGCTTGCGGCACAACTAGTTCAGATCCAGGAAAGCCGGGCTGAAAGCAATTCACGCCAGGCCCAGGCGCACGGCGACGCGCGCAACTCGCCCGACGTGATGAACAATGGCGCCATCACAACGCTGCGTGGCGCCCTGAACACAGCGGAAACCAATTTGACGCAACTGCGCACGCAGTATGGCGAGCAGCATCCTTCGGTGGCCAATGGCCGTGAACAAGTCCAATCTTTGCGAGCACAACTAGAGCGAGAGATGCAGGCCGTGGCCCGCTCGCTTTCGACTAACAACTCCGTAAATGAACAGCGTGAGGCAGCTGCGCGTGCCGCGATTGAGGCACAACGCGCCCGGGTGTTGTCGATGATGAACGAGACGACCGACGCAGTGGTCCTACAACGCGACGTTGAAAGCGCCCAACGGGCGCTGGAGACGGCGACCACGCGTCAATCCCAGACGCTGCTCGAGTCGCAGGTCCAGCAAACCAATGTGTTTTTTCTGACTTCCGCGGATGAGCCAACGACTCCTTCGCGGCCCCGCGTATTCATCAACATTGCATCAGGCGCTGCTTTCGGCCTGCTCGTCGGCTTAGCGCTTGCCCTTTGGCTGGAAGCACGCACCCCTTTGATCCGCAACGCAGATGATCTGATGGCTTTGGTGGAATTGCCGGTGCTTGCCTCGTTGCCCCGGATTCGCGGGCTGGAAAAGCCCCGAGCCGTGCCACGGCTTCCCAACCACGTTGCCCCGTCCTGA
- the epsE gene encoding polysaccharide export protein EpsE, which translates to MSCNRLTRYISALLIGFLFWGQAAVAQAVQDYRLGAGDNIRVQVFQNPDLTVEARVSENGSITYPLIGSVEVGSLTISAAEKKIADALRTGGFLQKPQVNIVLTQIRGSQVSVLGQVNRPGRFALETNTRVTDALAMAGGATVTGDDIVILTGTRAGRPFRKVIDVPALFLDGRSEEDIAVSAGDTLYVHRAPVFYIYGEAQRNGPYRIERGMTVMQGLATGGGPTTRGTESRLRLYRKDASGLVQQITPALTDPLMPNDVIFVRESLF; encoded by the coding sequence ATGAGCTGCAATCGTCTGACAAGATATATTTCCGCCTTGCTAATAGGCTTCCTGTTCTGGGGCCAAGCGGCAGTGGCCCAGGCCGTACAGGATTACCGCTTGGGGGCAGGCGACAACATCCGGGTCCAGGTTTTTCAGAATCCAGACCTCACCGTCGAAGCCCGTGTCTCAGAAAACGGCAGCATTACCTATCCCCTCATCGGATCTGTGGAAGTGGGGAGCCTCACGATCAGCGCTGCCGAGAAGAAAATCGCGGATGCGCTGCGAACTGGCGGCTTCCTGCAAAAGCCCCAGGTCAACATCGTGCTGACCCAAATCCGGGGAAGCCAAGTGTCCGTGCTGGGCCAAGTAAATCGACCTGGCCGTTTTGCGCTGGAAACCAACACGCGGGTGACAGATGCCCTGGCGATGGCCGGTGGTGCCACAGTGACCGGCGACGACATCGTCATCCTAACGGGGACACGCGCAGGCAGGCCGTTTCGCAAGGTGATTGACGTGCCAGCATTATTTCTCGACGGCCGATCCGAAGAAGATATCGCCGTAAGCGCCGGGGACACGCTCTACGTGCACCGGGCGCCGGTGTTCTATATCTATGGCGAAGCGCAGCGTAACGGCCCCTACCGAATCGAGCGCGGTATGACCGTCATGCAAGGCTTAGCCACCGGCGGCGGTCCCACGACCAGGGGAACCGAGTCGCGTTTGCGCCTGTACCGCAAAGACGCCTCAGGGCTGGTCCAGCAGATCACGCCTGCGTTGACGGATCCGCTGATGCCGAACGACGTCATCTTTGTACGTGAAAGCCTGTTTTGA
- the epsL gene encoding XrtB/PEP-CTERM-associated polysaccharide biosynthesis outer membrane protein EpsL, with protein MIALLLLQRNARVRALLAAAYCSIRIEGKFLKGRWTSLLLACAPLAAAVCSGPASADALDTFNLSAGYSTQTDSNLFRLSPSSAVPSSGTKSERIDTTTLGASIDKSYSLQNIRINATALDYKYRTNDYLSFTTLNYDAAWRWAVTPRIRGNIVSEKRTSLNNFSDFRNVSARNLRTVSSSRIDAEGELAAAWRVFGGFQRSRNTNDLPVVQEGDDQVTSTYVGLRYVFPSDNFLSYRLREGTGDYFNRIPTPGSLLPTSLKEEEQEVRMFWKITGKTTVVARLAHIARTHADLPIRDYSGPIGDVSLSWAATGKINLVAALGRDLSTYQTNTSSFVSANRFSLAPTWRMSDHTSLRAAYQYAQLNYQGPLPSATPVLERKDTERTVQLSVNWRPRDALALGLSLQNTRRGSSSPGFDYKFNTATLTALVTF; from the coding sequence TTGATCGCGTTGCTGTTGCTACAGAGGAACGCTCGTGTCCGCGCTTTGCTGGCCGCGGCTTACTGTTCGATTCGCATCGAGGGCAAGTTCTTGAAGGGGCGATGGACCTCGCTTCTGCTAGCGTGTGCGCCTTTGGCAGCTGCGGTCTGCAGTGGGCCGGCCTCGGCAGATGCCCTGGACACCTTCAATCTGAGTGCCGGCTACTCGACACAGACCGACAGCAATCTGTTTCGCTTGTCCCCATCGTCAGCAGTTCCAAGCTCTGGCACGAAGTCAGAACGCATCGACACAACGACGCTCGGAGCTTCGATCGACAAGTCCTATTCGCTGCAAAACATCCGAATCAACGCGACAGCGCTCGACTACAAGTACCGAACCAACGACTATCTCAGCTTCACCACGCTCAATTACGACGCGGCGTGGCGGTGGGCCGTAACACCTCGGATTCGCGGAAATATCGTTTCGGAAAAGCGCACCTCACTCAACAACTTTTCCGATTTCCGGAACGTGAGTGCGCGCAATCTCAGAACGGTGAGCTCGAGCCGAATCGATGCGGAGGGCGAGCTAGCGGCGGCGTGGCGCGTCTTTGGCGGCTTTCAACGGTCGCGCAATACCAACGACCTGCCCGTCGTACAAGAAGGCGACGATCAAGTCACAAGCACTTATGTGGGCTTGCGTTATGTTTTTCCATCGGACAATTTTTTGAGCTACCGGCTGCGCGAAGGGACTGGCGACTATTTCAACCGTATCCCAACTCCCGGCTCGCTTCTTCCGACCAGTCTAAAAGAAGAAGAGCAGGAGGTGCGCATGTTCTGGAAGATCACGGGAAAGACCACTGTAGTAGCCCGACTGGCGCACATCGCCCGCACCCATGCGGATCTGCCCATAAGGGACTACTCTGGGCCGATCGGAGATGTGAGCTTGAGTTGGGCTGCGACGGGCAAGATCAACCTGGTGGCCGCCCTTGGGCGGGATCTGAGTACTTACCAGACGAACACAAGCAGCTTCGTGAGCGCCAACCGGTTCAGCCTAGCTCCGACTTGGCGGATGAGCGACCACACGAGCTTGAGGGCTGCCTATCAGTATGCGCAATTGAACTACCAAGGACCTTTGCCAAGTGCAACACCAGTCCTAGAGCGCAAGGACACAGAGCGCACAGTACAGTTGAGCGTCAACTGGCGTCCGCGAGATGCCTTGGCGCTCGGTCTGTCGTTACAGAACACCCGGCGTGGCTCCAGTTCGCCAGGTTTTGACTACAAATTCAATACGGCGACCCTGACGGCCCTGGTCACCTTTTAA
- a CDS encoding undecaprenyl-phosphate glucose phosphotransferase → MESPPLLSEDASAVNSGSGALGRDNILSIIESAIDPGMLVLSLWGVAMYFEKTVPPAYLILSVIVFAMTFPGTTQLQSSFRKLVGQTIINWIVIAALLLATGIVTRYIREFSQSAIVAWLWVAPLAQIVAHRLLRLSAPVLVALQGPPRRAIIVGMNNQGIALARRIRETPFSRIELAGFFDDRELHRLNAPSGFPLIDKLHALPQYAKENNIQQIYLSLPMASQPRILQVLDDLKDTTASIYFVPDMFVTDLIQGRSGAVCGMPVIAVCETPFRGTNGAAKRLSDIVLSSLILLLVSPVLLAVAIAIKLSSPGPVIFKQRRYGLDGKEILVYKFRSMTVTEDGKSTYTQVTRNDARVTRVGAFIRKTSLDELPQFINVLEGKMSIVGPRPHAIAVNEQYRKLISGYMIRHKVKPGITGWAQVNGYRGGDDLVHMRHRIEFDLDYLRNWTLRLDLYIIFRTIRVVFNDTKAF, encoded by the coding sequence ATGGAAAGCCCCCCACTGCTTAGCGAAGACGCGTCGGCTGTCAACTCCGGCAGCGGTGCGCTGGGCCGCGACAACATTCTGAGCATCATCGAATCGGCGATCGACCCGGGGATGCTGGTGCTTTCGCTCTGGGGCGTGGCCATGTATTTCGAGAAGACCGTCCCACCGGCCTACCTCATCCTGTCGGTGATCGTGTTCGCGATGACCTTTCCGGGCACGACGCAGCTGCAGTCGTCCTTTCGCAAACTCGTCGGCCAGACCATCATCAACTGGATCGTGATCGCCGCGCTGCTGCTGGCCACTGGCATCGTGACCCGCTACATCCGCGAGTTCTCACAAAGCGCCATCGTGGCCTGGCTGTGGGTGGCACCGCTGGCGCAGATCGTCGCGCACCGGCTGCTACGCCTGTCCGCGCCCGTGCTCGTCGCCCTGCAAGGGCCGCCGCGGCGCGCCATCATCGTCGGCATGAACAACCAGGGCATCGCCCTGGCGCGCCGCATCCGCGAAACACCGTTCTCCCGCATCGAACTGGCCGGCTTCTTCGATGACCGCGAGCTGCACCGCCTGAACGCGCCATCGGGCTTCCCGCTGATCGACAAGCTCCATGCCCTGCCGCAATACGCCAAGGAAAACAACATCCAGCAGATCTACCTGTCGCTGCCCATGGCCTCGCAGCCGCGCATCCTGCAGGTGCTGGACGACCTGAAGGACACGACGGCATCGATCTACTTCGTGCCGGACATGTTCGTCACCGACCTGATCCAGGGGCGCAGCGGTGCCGTGTGTGGCATGCCGGTGATCGCCGTGTGCGAAACGCCGTTCCGCGGGACCAACGGCGCGGCCAAGCGGCTCAGTGACATCGTGCTGTCGTCACTGATTCTGTTGCTGGTTTCACCCGTGCTGCTGGCGGTGGCGATCGCCATCAAGCTCAGTTCGCCGGGCCCGGTCATCTTCAAACAACGCCGCTACGGCCTCGATGGCAAGGAGATCCTCGTCTACAAGTTCCGTTCCATGACGGTCACCGAAGACGGCAAGAGCACCTACACCCAGGTCACGCGCAACGACGCGCGTGTCACGCGTGTCGGCGCTTTCATCCGCAAGACCTCGCTCGATGAATTGCCGCAGTTCATCAACGTGCTCGAAGGCAAGATGAGCATCGTGGGCCCCCGCCCGCACGCCATTGCGGTGAACGAGCAATACCGCAAACTCATCTCGGGCTACATGATTCGCCACAAGGTGAAGCCCGGCATCACCGGCTGGGCCCAGGTCAACGGTTACCGCGGTGGCGACGACCTGGTGCACATGCGCCATCGGATCGAGTTCGACCTCGACTATTTGCGCAACTGGACGTTGCGGCTGGACCTCTACATCATTTTCCGAACGATCCGGGTGGTGTTCAATGACACCAAGGCGTTTTGA
- a CDS encoding DUF47 domain-containing protein, with the protein MLFGKLLPREGNFFEMFNQHAERIVEAAHAFAKLVANYSDPDLREKYNREVDEAEGAADRITQEVNRAIHKTFITPIDREQIHSLINTMDDVADLIQDSAETMALYDVRNMTDEMRRLTELSVKCCERLKDAVKLLDRIADPATAEAALKTCEEIDKLESDADRVMRSAMSRLFREQPDVRELIKLKAIYELLETITDKCEDVANVIEGIVLENS; encoded by the coding sequence ATGCTGTTTGGCAAGTTGTTGCCGCGCGAAGGCAATTTTTTCGAAATGTTCAACCAGCACGCCGAGCGGATCGTGGAGGCCGCGCACGCGTTTGCCAAGCTGGTGGCGAACTACAGCGATCCGGATCTGCGTGAGAAGTACAACCGTGAGGTGGACGAAGCCGAAGGCGCCGCCGATCGCATCACGCAGGAGGTCAATCGCGCGATCCACAAGACCTTCATCACGCCGATCGATCGCGAGCAGATCCATTCGCTGATCAACACCATGGACGATGTGGCGGATCTGATCCAGGACTCCGCGGAAACCATGGCGCTGTACGACGTGCGCAACATGACGGACGAGATGCGCCGCCTGACCGAGCTCAGCGTAAAGTGCTGCGAGCGCCTGAAGGACGCGGTGAAGCTGCTCGACCGCATTGCCGATCCGGCGACGGCCGAGGCCGCACTCAAAACCTGTGAAGAGATCGACAAGCTCGAGTCCGACGCCGACCGCGTGATGCGTTCGGCCATGAGCCGGCTGTTCCGCGAACAGCCCGATGTGCGCGAGCTGATCAAGCTCAAGGCCATCTACGAGCTGCTGGAAACCATCACCGACAAGTGCGAGGATGTGGCCAATGTGATCGAGGGCATCGTCCTCGAGAACTCCTGA
- a CDS encoding inorganic phosphate transporter, whose product MATVQVAVWVVVLLVLLALVFDFMNGFHDAANSIATVVSTGVLKPGQAVVFAAFFNLLALFVFHLSVAATVGKGIADPNVINVHVVFGALIGAITWNLITWYYGIPSSSSHALIGGIVGAVIAKAGTGALVASGIWRTVLFIFVSPLLGFLLGSLMMVLVAWVFRRSTPSRVDRWFRRLQLASAGAYSLGHGGNDAQKTIGIIWMLLIATGYASASDAAPPTWTIVSCYTAIAGGTMFGGWRIVRTMGQKITKLKPVGGFCAETGGALTLFMATLLGIPVSTTHTITGAIVGVGSVQRASAVRWGVAGNIVWAWILTIPASAFVAAIAYWVSLQLF is encoded by the coding sequence ATGGCAACCGTGCAGGTGGCAGTGTGGGTGGTGGTGTTGCTGGTTCTGCTGGCGCTGGTTTTCGATTTCATGAACGGCTTCCACGACGCCGCCAATTCGATTGCGACCGTGGTGTCGACCGGGGTGCTCAAGCCGGGCCAGGCCGTGGTCTTCGCGGCATTTTTCAATCTGCTGGCCTTGTTCGTCTTTCATCTCAGCGTGGCAGCGACGGTAGGCAAGGGCATTGCCGATCCGAATGTGATCAACGTGCATGTGGTGTTCGGTGCGCTCATCGGGGCGATCACCTGGAACCTCATCACCTGGTATTACGGCATTCCGAGCAGTTCCTCGCATGCGTTGATCGGCGGCATCGTCGGCGCCGTCATCGCCAAGGCCGGCACGGGTGCACTGGTGGCCTCGGGCATCTGGCGCACGGTGCTTTTCATCTTCGTCTCGCCGTTGCTGGGTTTCTTGCTTGGCTCGTTGATGATGGTGCTCGTGGCTTGGGTCTTCCGCCGCTCCACGCCTTCGCGCGTGGACCGCTGGTTCCGCAGGCTGCAGCTCGCTTCGGCCGGTGCCTACAGCCTGGGCCACGGCGGCAACGATGCGCAGAAGACCATCGGCATCATCTGGATGCTGTTGATCGCCACCGGTTATGCGTCGGCCTCCGACGCCGCGCCGCCGACGTGGACCATCGTGAGTTGCTATACCGCCATCGCCGGCGGCACCATGTTCGGCGGCTGGCGCATCGTGCGCACCATGGGGCAGAAGATCACCAAGCTCAAGCCTGTCGGGGGGTTCTGTGCGGAAACCGGTGGGGCGTTGACCCTGTTCATGGCCACGTTGCTGGGCATTCCAGTCTCTACCACCCACACCATCACCGGCGCCATCGTCGGGGTTGGCTCGGTGCAGCGGGCCAGCGCGGTGCGCTGGGGAGTGGCGGGGAATATCGTCTGGGCCTGGATTCTGACGATCCCCGCGTCGGCGTTTGTGGCGGCGATCGCCTACTGGGTCAGCCTGCAGCTGTTCTGA
- the rfbC gene encoding dTDP-4-dehydrorhamnose 3,5-epimerase — MQATRLAIPDVILIEPKVFGDARGFFYESFNGKAFDEAVGHHVEFVQDNHSRSSKGVLRGLHYQLPPHAQGKLVRCTRGAVFDVAVDIRKSSPTFGQWVGEELSEENHKQLWIPPGFAHGFLVLSETADFLYKTTNYYAASHERSIAWNDATVGITWPLSRLDGAPSLSAKDVQGAAFEAADKFD, encoded by the coding sequence ATGCAGGCGACCCGACTGGCCATCCCCGACGTGATCCTGATCGAGCCCAAGGTGTTCGGTGATGCGCGCGGTTTCTTCTACGAGAGTTTCAACGGCAAGGCCTTCGACGAAGCCGTGGGCCACCACGTGGAGTTCGTCCAGGACAACCACAGTCGCAGCAGCAAAGGCGTCCTCAGAGGCCTGCATTACCAACTGCCGCCGCATGCGCAGGGCAAACTCGTGCGCTGCACGCGTGGTGCGGTGTTCGACGTGGCGGTGGACATCCGGAAGTCGTCGCCGACATTCGGGCAGTGGGTGGGTGAGGAGCTGAGTGAAGAGAACCACAAGCAGCTGTGGATTCCGCCGGGCTTCGCGCATGGGTTCCTGGTGCTGAGCGAGACGGCGGATTTCTTGTACAAGACGACCAACTATTACGCGGCGAGCCATGAGCGGTCGATTGCCTGGAATGACGCAACCGTCGGTATCACTTGGCCGCTGAGCCGGCTGGATGGCGCACCCAGCCTGTCGGCCAAGGATGTGCAAGGTGCCGCGTTCGAGGCGGCCGACAAGTTCGATTGA